The segment CCACGACGACGGCGAGGACGCCGGAGGCGCCGACCTCCTCGGCCGCCGCGTAGGCGACGAAGGGGATGAGGAGGGAGAGCGTGTTCTGGAGGAGCGAGTCGCCGAGGCCCCGGCGCAGCCAGTGGATCGGGACCATGAGGACCAGGCCGACGCCGATGCCGCCGAGGGCCGCGAGCGCGAACTCCCCCAGGCCGCCCGCCCAGCTGATCCCCTCGCCGACGGCCGCCGCGAGGGCCACCTTGTACGCGGTGATGGCGGTGGCGTCGTTCACCAGGGACTCGCCCTGGAGGATCGTGGTGATCCGGTTCGGCAGCCCGAGCTTGCGCGCGATGGCGGTGGCGGCGACCGCGTCCGGCGGGGCGATCACCGCGCCGAGCACGAGGGCGGCGGTGAGCGGCAGATCGGGGACGAGGACGTACGCGAGCCAGCCCACGGCCACGGTGGCGAAGAGGACGTACCCGACGGAGAGCAGCGCGACGGGCCGGATGTTGGCCCGCAGGTCGAGGTACGAGGAGTCGACGGCGGCCGTGTAGAGGAGCGGGGGGAGGATCAGCGGCAGCACGATGTGCGGGTCGAGGGTGTAGTCCGGCACCCCGGGGACGTACGAGGCGACGAGACCGACGGCGACCAGCAGCAGGGGCGCGGGCACCGGCGTCCTCCGGGCGAGCCCCGCGATCGCGGCGCTCGCCGCCACCAGTGCCACCAGCTGCAGTGCGTCCATGCCCGTGTGCCCGTCCCTGTCCGGTGCCGCAACGTAACCTGGCCATCATGAGCGAGTGCCCGCACGTTGCCGAAATGCCGCGCCCCGAACCGGCGCCGCTGGCCGACACCTGCCCCGAGTGCCTGGCGGACGGTACGCATCCGGTCCAGCTGCGGATCTGTCTGAGCTGCGGGCACGTGGGCTGCTGCGACTCCTCGGCGGGACAGCACGCGACGGGGCACTTCTCCACGACGGGCCACCCGGTGATGCGGACGTTCGAGCCGGGCGAGGCCTGGCGCTGGTGCTTCGTGGACGGGTCGATCGTCTGAGTCGCCGACGGGTCGCCGGCCGGTGGGATCTTCCGACCGTCCGGGGATTCGGCCGTTCGACGATTCGCCCGCCCCACGGTTGGGTACGTCACCCCTCCGCCGGTCGCTCGTTTTCGGCCCCCGCAGACCCCTGTCCACCGTCCGCACCCATGGGCCTACCATGGGTGACGATCGGTGACCTGGGGGCCGGTGGGGGCAGGGGCTCACAGCGACACGGCGGGACGGATCGCGATAGCGTCACGGCGGACCGCGCAGCCCCCTGCGTACCGCCCGGTTCGGGGGCCTCTCCCCCCGAGCCCCGAATGAGCTTGTGCCACCTTGGAGGTGAGGGTGTCCCAGATCGCAGGCGAGCCCGGGACCCAGGACTTCGTGGAAGTCCGGCTGCCCGCTGCGGGTGCCTATCTGTCCGTGCTGCGTACGGCCACGGCCGGCCTCGCGGCGCGCTTGGACTTCACCCTCGACGAGATCGAGGACTTGCGGATCGCGGTCGACGAGGCCTGCGCCATCCTGCTCCAGCAGGCCGTGCCGGGATCCGTCCTCAGCTGTGTCTTCCGGCTGGTCGACGACTCCCTCGACGTGACCGTCTCCGCCCCGACCACCGACGGCCGGGCGCCCGAGCGGGACACCTTCGCCTGGACGGTGCTGTCGGCACTGGCCGGGAAGGTGGAATCGTCGGTGGCCGACGACCGTACGGTCTCGATCAGCCTGTACAAACAGCGCGGCGCGGGGCCAGGCCCGGCGTGAGGCGCGGGGACGCGACGGCCGGCATCCCTGAGCAGCAGGCACGGCCGTATGAGGTCGCTACGGAGCAGGCGGACCAGATGAGCGAGCACGAGCAGCACCACGAGGTTCCCGAGACACCAGGCGTCTCCGAGGCCCCCCGGGGCCCTGTGAGCGCGGAGGGCTCCTCCGGGGCCCACGGGACCCCCGAGGCCTCTGGGGCCTCCGTGGCTCCTGGGACTCCTGGGACTCCTGGGACTCCTGGAGAGCCTCAGCCGGAAGCAGCCGAAGCCGGCGCGGAGGCAGAGGCGGAGGTGGAGAAGCCGGGGGACGGCGACGAGCCCGAAGACACCCCCGTCCCCCCGAGCCCGACCGACCGGAGCGGCGCCCGCGCGCTCTTCGTCACGCTGCGTGAGCTCCCCGAGGGTTCCGCGGAGAAGGCCGAGCTGCGCAACCAGCTGGTGCGGATGCACCTGCCGCTGGTCGAGCACCTGGCCCGGCGCTTCCGCAACCGCGGCGAGCCGCTGGACGACCTGACGCAGGTGGCGACCATCGGCCTGATCAAGTCGGTGGACCGGTTCGACCCGGAGCGCGGCGTCGAGTTCTCGACGTACGCGACCCCCACGGTCGTCGGTGAGATCAAGCGCCACTTCCGTGACAAGGGGTGGGCGGTCCGCGTACCGCGCCGGCTCCAGGAGCTGCGGCTCTCGCTGACCACGGCGACGGCGGAGCTCTCCCAGCAGCACGGCCGCTCGCCGACCGTGCACGAGCTGGCCGAGCGGCTGGGGATCTCGGAGGAGGAGGTCCTGGAGGGCCTGGAGTCGGCGAACGCCTACTCGACGCTCTCCCTGGACGTCCCCGACACGGACGACGAGTCACCGGCGGTGGCTGACACGCTCGGCGCCGAGGACGAGGCCCTTGAGGGGGTCGAGTACCGCGAGTCGCTCAAGCCGCTCCTGGAGGACCTGCCGCCCCGGGAGAAGCGGATCCTGCTGCTGCGCTTCTTCGGGAACATGACCCAGTCGCAGATCGCGCAGGAGGTGGGCATCTCCCAGATGCACGTCTCCCGGCTGCTCGCCCGGACCCTCGCGCAGCTGCGGGAGAAGCTCCTGGTCGAAGAGTAGACCCGGTAACGGGACTACGTCGTGTCCTGACCGGGGCGCCGGATGCCGAGCGCCTCGGTCGTGGCCGGGTTCACCAGGAGGACGAGCCCGGTGACGGCCAGGACACCGAGAACGATTCCGGCCGGGATCATCGCGCTGTTCGCCTGGACCATCTGCCAGGCGACCGGCAGCGCCAGGATCTGGGTGATCACGGCCGGGCCGCGGCTCCAGGAGCGGCGCAGCCACAGGCCGCGGGCCGCTGCGAGCGGGATCAGCCCGAGTGCGACGAGCGTCACGGCGCCCGTCGCGGCGCCGGTGAGGTCCTCGGACGTCCCGGTCAGCGCGTTCACCAGCATGTAGACACCCCCGGCGACGAGGCCGAGGGCCTCGATACCGGCCACGGCCGCCGCGGCGGCCAGACGGGCGGGACGGGGGGTCTGCTCCGTACTGCTCATAGAGGGCAGGGTAGCGGGGGCCCGGCGGGACGGCCGAGACCGGGCGAGGCAGACGGGATCGGGAGGGATCGGGAAGGCAGGGCCGGGCGGGATCGGGAAGCCGGGCCGGGCGGGGTTCGTACGGTCCATGCCGGGCGGCGTCGGAAGGGCCGGGCCGGGTGGGTTCGGGCGGCGTCGGGACGGCCGGGTCGGGCGGGATCAGGGGGTCCGTGCCGGGTGGAGTGCCCCGGTCCGGATTGTCCAGGGATCGGGCTGGACTGGGCCCGGTACCGCCGGGTAGGTACCCTGGCGCTCATGCGCGCACTTCTCGTGGTCAACCCGGCAGCCACCACCACCAGTGCCCGCACCCGTGACGTGCTCATCCACGCGCTCGCGAGCGAGATGAAGCTGGAGGCGGTCACCACCGAGTACCGCGGGCACGCGCGGGACCTGGGACGGCGGGCCGCCGACTCCGGCAACATCGACCTCGTCGTGGCCCTCGGCGGCGACGGCACGGTGAACGAGGTCGTCAACGGACTGCTGCACGACGGGCCCGACCCCGACCGCCTTCCGGGCCTCGCGGTCGTCCCAGGTGGCTCGACGAACGTGTTCGCCCGGGCCCTCGGACTGCCGAACGACGCCGTCGAGGCGACCGGCGCGCTGCTCGACGCCCTGCGTGAGCGGCGGGCACGCACAGTGAGCCTCGGTCTCGCCTCGGGAACGCCGGGCACGGAGGACGAGTCCGTCCCGTCCCGCTGGTTCACCTTCTGCGCCGGGCTCGGTTTCGACGCGAGCGTCATCGGCCGGGTCGAACAGCAGCGGGAGCGCGGAAAGAGATCCACGCACGCCCTTTATCTGCGCCAGGTGTTCCGCCAGTTCCTCGAGGAGCCCCACCGCCGGCACGGCACGATCACTCTGGAACGCCCCGGCGCCGAGCCGGTCGAGGACCTCGTCCTCTCCATAATCTGCAACACCTCCCCCTGGACCTACCTGGGCAATCGTCCGGTGTACGCGTCCCCGGAGGCCTCCTTCGAAACCGCGCTGGACGTGCTCGGACTGCGCCGACTCTCCACCCCGGCGGTGGCCCGTTACGCCACCCAGCTGCTCACCTCGACCCCGGAACGAGGGCCGCGCGGCAAGCACGCCGTAACCCTGCACGACCTGACCGACTTCACCTTGCATTCGAAGGTCCCACTCCCCCTGCAGATGGACGGCGACCACCTGGGACTGCGTACGAGCGTGACGTTCACAGGCGTACGCCGTGCACTGCGTGTGATTGTGTGAGTGGAAGGGCCCAAAGTCCTTTCACTCGAACGTTTAGGCGCGCATCCACCCCTTAGAAGTACGGCTGTGACCTAGTCGACACCGAGGAATCAAAAAAAACTTTCCGGAAGGGGTTGTATCCGGTGTCGAGGTTTGCGAGTCTCTTCTTGGCGATCGGGACGGCCCGCAACACCGGCCTCCACTGAGAGCCAGAACCCCTCCTCAGTACCTGGACCACACCAGTTCATCTGGCAGTCGGCCCTTCACTTACGGGGGGATTCGTGAAAGCGTTCACATTCACAAGCAACCAGCTTGTAACACCCTAGAGAGGTAGCAGCCATGGACTGGCGTCACAACGCCGTTTGTCGTGAGGAAGACCCCGAGCTGTTCTTCCCCATCGGCAACACCGGTCCTGCGCTGCTGCAGATCGAGGAAGCCAAGGCCGTCTGCCGCCGCTGCCCCGTCATGGAGCAGTGCCTGCAGTGGGCGCTCGAGTCCGGCCAGGACTCCGGCGTCTGGGGTGGCCTCAGCGAGGACGAGCGCCGCGCGATGAAGCGCCGTGCCGCTCGCAACCGGGCGCGTAACGCCAGCGCCTGACGCCCCACCGACAGCCTGAGGCCAGCGGCGCATACATCGCGTATGCAATCACCGCCCTCGAGCCGCAGCGCGCAGCAGTAACCCACAGCATTCGAGCCCCGGACCGATTTCCTTCGGTCCGGGGCTCGCTGCTGCGTGCACCGCATGTTTTCCGATGCGCGTCTGCTGCGGTCCGCGTTTCGCGGTGCGCGTTTCGCAATGCGCGCTTGAGGTGCGCGCGTGAGGTTCGCGTTTCGCCGTGCGGACTACTTCTGCGGAAGCACAGGGATGTCGAGGACCACCTTCGTACCGCGCTCGGCGCCGGGCAGCATGTCGAAGGATCCGCCCAACTCCCCTTCCACCAGGGTCCGTACGATCTGGAGGCCGAGGTTGCCCGCCCGCTGCGGGTCGAAGCCCTCGGGCAGACCGCGGCCGTCGTCCTGGACCGTGATCAGGAGCCGGGCGTCGGCCCTGGGCTCGCCGCGCACGGCGGTGACCTCGACGGTGCCCTCGTCGCCCTGGGTGAACGCGTGTTCCAGGGCGTTCTGGAGGATCTCGGTGAGGACCATCGAGAGCGGGGTCGCGACCTCGGCGTCGAGAATGCCGAAGCGGCCGTTGCGCCGACAGGTCACCCTGCCCGGGGAGATCTCGGCGACCATCGCGATCACACGGTCGGCGATCTCGTCGAACTCCACACGCTCGTCCAGGTTCTGGGACAGCGTCTCGTGGACGATCGCGATCGAACCGACGCGCCGCACGGCCTCGTTGAGTGCCTCGCGGCCCTGGTCGGAGTCCATCCGGCGGGCCTGGAGGCGCAACAGGGCGGCCACCGTCTGGAGGTTGTTCTTCACCCGGTGGTGGATCTCCCGGATGGTGGCGTCCTTGGTGATCAACTCGCGCTCCCGGCGGCGCAGTTCGGTGACGTCCCGAAGCAGGACGAGCGAACCGATACGGGTGCCCTTGGGCTTGAGCGGGATCGCGCGGAGCTGGATCACCCCGCCGTTGCCCTCGACCTCGAACTCACGGGGCGCGTAGCCGGAGGCCAGCGTGACCAGCGCCTCGTCCACCGGGCCGCGCGAGGGGGCGAGTTCG is part of the Streptomyces sp. NBC_00250 genome and harbors:
- a CDS encoding sensor histidine kinase; amino-acid sequence: MNDLVRQHTALSDSDLEWLHLLVSEWQLLSDLSFADLVLWVPTLDGTRYVSVAQMRPNTGPTSYQDDMIGHLVPRGRRPLLDAALDEGRIVREGDPEWREEVPVRVESIPVRREGRVLGVIARNTNLLTVRTPSRLELTYLQSASDLAQMIAAGTFPFPGEQVDMDSSPRAGDGLVRLDAEGIVQYASPNALSAYHRLGLAADLVGQHLGQITAELAPSRGPVDEALVTLASGYAPREFEVEGNGGVIQLRAIPLKPKGTRIGSLVLLRDVTELRRRERELITKDATIREIHHRVKNNLQTVAALLRLQARRMDSDQGREALNEAVRRVGSIAIVHETLSQNLDERVEFDEIADRVIAMVAEISPGRVTCRRNGRFGILDAEVATPLSMVLTEILQNALEHAFTQGDEGTVEVTAVRGEPRADARLLITVQDDGRGLPEGFDPQRAGNLGLQIVRTLVEGELGGSFDMLPGAERGTKVVLDIPVLPQK
- a CDS encoding WhiB family transcriptional regulator gives rise to the protein MDWRHNAVCREEDPELFFPIGNTGPALLQIEEAKAVCRRCPVMEQCLQWALESGQDSGVWGGLSEDERRAMKRRAARNRARNASA
- a CDS encoding RNA polymerase sigma factor SigF, yielding MRRGDATAGIPEQQARPYEVATEQADQMSEHEQHHEVPETPGVSEAPRGPVSAEGSSGAHGTPEASGASVAPGTPGTPGTPGEPQPEAAEAGAEAEAEVEKPGDGDEPEDTPVPPSPTDRSGARALFVTLRELPEGSAEKAELRNQLVRMHLPLVEHLARRFRNRGEPLDDLTQVATIGLIKSVDRFDPERGVEFSTYATPTVVGEIKRHFRDKGWAVRVPRRLQELRLSLTTATAELSQQHGRSPTVHELAERLGISEEEVLEGLESANAYSTLSLDVPDTDDESPAVADTLGAEDEALEGVEYRESLKPLLEDLPPREKRILLLRFFGNMTQSQIAQEVGISQMHVSRLLARTLAQLREKLLVEE
- a CDS encoding anti-sigma regulatory factor, which produces MSQIAGEPGTQDFVEVRLPAAGAYLSVLRTATAGLAARLDFTLDEIEDLRIAVDEACAILLQQAVPGSVLSCVFRLVDDSLDVTVSAPTTDGRAPERDTFAWTVLSALAGKVESSVADDRTVSISLYKQRGAGPGPA
- a CDS encoding UBP-type zinc finger domain-containing protein codes for the protein MSECPHVAEMPRPEPAPLADTCPECLADGTHPVQLRICLSCGHVGCCDSSAGQHATGHFSTTGHPVMRTFEPGEAWRWCFVDGSIV
- a CDS encoding diacylglycerol/lipid kinase family protein, with product MRALLVVNPAATTTSARTRDVLIHALASEMKLEAVTTEYRGHARDLGRRAADSGNIDLVVALGGDGTVNEVVNGLLHDGPDPDRLPGLAVVPGGSTNVFARALGLPNDAVEATGALLDALRERRARTVSLGLASGTPGTEDESVPSRWFTFCAGLGFDASVIGRVEQQRERGKRSTHALYLRQVFRQFLEEPHRRHGTITLERPGAEPVEDLVLSIICNTSPWTYLGNRPVYASPEASFETALDVLGLRRLSTPAVARYATQLLTSTPERGPRGKHAVTLHDLTDFTLHSKVPLPLQMDGDHLGLRTSVTFTGVRRALRVIV